Genomic window (Campylobacter sp. RM16704):
CAAAATCGCTACTACAAGCATATGTCCCAAAACTGCAGTTTCAGGAATTCTTGGAGTTTGTGCCCATCTTTTTTGAAAACGCAAACGCCCGCTTAAATCGATTATTTTAGAAATTTTTTGATTAAGTGCGATCTTTCTTGCTCCAATTAACTCATAATAATCTTCTAATTCTTCTTCAACCTTAGCCTTAATCTCATCAATATCACTTAAAAACGAGCTAGTTTGATAAACTATATTAAACTCCCACCTTGTCGCAAAATACGAAGCAGCTTTTAAAATAAGCCTTTCTTTTGCATAATCTTTACCTTGTAAAAAAAGCTCATAGCGTTTTAAAAATGCACCATTTTCTATATCTTGAATCATTGGTGCTATTTTACTTAACACCCAAGCACTCACTTGCTCGTTTTTTGCTCGTGTTATCTCATGATATACATCAGGGCGTATATCAGTTACTACAACCCTGCTTAAAAACTCAAAAATTCCTGCTTCTATGATAAAACGCATATTAACATCTTTTTCCATTTTAGCAATAAAATATGCAATGATAAATTTATGTGCTTGTTTATCAAGCTCAACTAAATTTGTCATTCTAGGATAATCATTCCACCTTGATATAGAAGCAGCTTTAAAAATATGCTCTATTAATTCTACACTAATCATTATTTCCCTTTTTTTGTTATGATTTTACTTTATTTTATAATCTTTAGCAAATTTTATGTTTTTTTACTTTATAGTTAATTTTAAAAAATGATAACTTTTTTTGTAGATACAAATAGAGAACTCATAATAAAACCGCATTTAATGATATTGAAAATTTTCCAAAAGACATAAAAGCAGTAATAAAAATTTAAATCCTTTATTTTCTAAATTTTCCTATAAAATTATAAATATCTTCAAATAATTAACAATTTAAAAGTCTTTTATACCATTTAACTCAAGATAAATTTTATCGTTTTTACTAAGCTCTTTATCGTGGTAAATGCTAAAAATATGTCCTTCCAAACTCACACTTAACTCATAAAAATCTCCATAAAACACGCATTCTAAAACGCTAGCTTTTAAAGGAGTTTGTGAAGTTGAAATTTGTATATCATTAGGGCGGAAAATGCCATTTTTATTTTGCAAATATGCTTTAAATTTATCATCTAAAATTGTCTTTGGATCTATAAAAAATGCTTCTCCTAAAAAGCAAGCACTATCTATATTTTTAGGCTTATAAAAAAGCTCTTTGGCACTTCCATAGTCTAAAATTTTCCCATCCTTAATCAAAGCAATATTATCAGATAAATAAAAAGCATCATCTTTATCATGTGTGACAAAAATAGCACTTAATTTATGTTCTTTTAAAATACTCTTAATCTCTTTACGCATTTTCACGCTTAAAGTATGGTTTAAATTAGAAAAAGGTTCATCAAAAAGTATGATTTTTGGTCTTGTGATTATAGTTCTTGCTAGTGCAACTCTTTGGGCTTGCCCTCCGCTTAACTCATTAGGATAACGACATAAAAGCTCATTTAAATTTAAAATATCCAAAAGCTCTTTAAGTCTTTGATTTTGTTCATTTTTACTTAAATGCGAAATCCCAAAACAAATGTTTTCTTTTACATTTAAATGAGGAAACAAAGCATAATCTTGAAACAAAACCCCAACATCTCTTTTTTGAGGTGGTAAATACAATTTTTTTGAAGCAACTAGTTTATCTTGTATATAAATTTCTCCATCACTAATCTCAAAAAAACCAGCAATACACCCAAGCAAAGAACTTTTTCCACAACCACTCTCGCCTAAAATACTTAAAATCTCTCCTTCGTTTAAACTAAACGAAATACCCTTTAACACTTCTACATCTGAAAAAGATTTATATAAATTTTCTACTTTTAACACTTGCATGAATTTTCCTTATGGGTGCTTTTTTCTTGTAAATGATGCATTAAATATGTAGGAATAATACCAAATATAACTATAATCAAAGATGGTAAAGATACATTATAAATTAATTCTGTTTCGCTATACGCAAAAACCAAAGATGAAAGCGTTTGAAAGCCTGATGGTGAAAGTATAGTTGAGATAGGTAATTCTTTTAAAATATCTACACAAATTATCACTACGGCCAAGGCCAAATAATGTTTCATTAAAGGAAAATGAATTTGGGTAAAAATTCTAAATGGACTACTTTTTAATGTTAAATTTGCATAGTCTATATTTTTTGAAATTCGTTCATACCCAGATTGTGTAGCAAAAATTCCAGAAGCTAAAAATCTCACAAAATATCCAAAAAATAATACTAAAAATCCACCTCCAACTGCATATTCAAAAGATAAAAAATCAAAAATAAAATTTAACACACCCAAAATTACTAAAATCCCCACAGCTACAACAGCTCCAGGCAAAGAATACCCCAAAGTTGTAAGCCAAAGGATAAATTTGGAAGTTTTTGTATCGTTTAAACGCACTACAAAACACAGATAAAATGCTACTATTACTATAACAAAAGAACTTACTAAAGCCACGCTAAGACTATAAAATGCCGGTGTTAAGGTATTATATAAATTTTGCATAAAATCAAAACAAGCCCAATAAGCAAGCCAAACAATAGGTACTATAAAAGCTAAAAATGCCACTAAAAAACACCACAAAAATGCCAAAAATGCTTTAAAACCTTTTAACTTATCTTTTGGAGTAGCTATGAAAACATTTTGAGTAAAAGTTTTTCTTCCTCTTTGAATTTTTTCTAAAAGCATTAAAAATGCGATAAAAACAAGTAAAGCCACACTTAAAGCTACAGCACTAACTTCATCACCACCACTTCCCCAAGTTCTAAAAATTCCCGCACTAAAAGTATCTACACCAAAATACGCCACCAAACCATAATCACTTAAAACTTCCATAGCCACTAAAAATAAAGCACCTACTATACCCACACGGCAAAATGGCAAAATAACTTTAAAAAATGTTTTTAAATTTGAAGCTTTGAGTGTTTTTGCACTTAAAATAATATTTCCAAGTCCATAAGCAAAAGTATTTTTAGCAAAAAAATACACATAAGGATAAAGTGCAAAAGATAAAATCACAATCACACCATATGCATTCATAATATCTATACGCTTTTCAACGCCTAAGAAAGTAGGAATTAAACCTTTAAATTCAAACAAATCAATCCAAACAAAACCCATTACATAAGAAGGTATAGCCAAAGGAAGTATCAAAAACCATTCAAAAAATTTGGAACCAAAAAATTTATAAAAGGCGATTAAATAAGCACTTACTAAACCTATAATCAAACAAAGCACTAAAGTACCAAATAATATAAATGCACTGCCAAAAATATAACGCGGTAAGACATTTTTACTTAAATGCTTTAAAGTAGTAAGATCTATAAAAGGCAAGTGTAAGACTACAGCAAGTATAGGTAGTATAATCAAACTACAGAAAAAAAAGGTGGCAAAAGACCACCTTAAACTTAAAAATCTCAAACTATATTTTTCCTTGAATTATTTCCATTTAACTTCATCAAAAATCATCAAAGCTTCTTTAGCATTACCCCAGTAAGCTTCAAAATTTGGTTTTTCTATTTTAAATTCGCCCCAAGATTGTAAAATTTTAGCAGGTTTTACCTCTTTATTTACCGGATACTCATAATTTTGGTTAGTTAAAATTTCTTGTGCTTCTTTTGAAAGCATAAATTCTATGAATTTAATTGCAGCTTCTTTGTTTTTAGAAGTTTTTAAAACACCTATACCACTTACATTGATATGAGTTCCCCTGTCTTCTTGATTTGGAAAAATCACTTTTACCGAATTAGCTGCTTCTATATCTTGTGGATTTTTAGAATTTGCTAAATGTCCTAAATAGTAGCTATTTGATATAGCCACATCACCTTCTTTAGCATAAATTGCACGAATTTGATCACGATCTCCGCCTTTTGGAGTTCTAGCAAGATTTTCAGCTATACCCTTAGCCCATGCTTTTGCTTTTTCTTTACCTAAAGTATCTATCATAGCACCCAATAAAGAGATGTTATAAACATTATTCGAACTTCTTACTAAAACTTTACCTTTAAATTTAGGATCTGCTAAATCCTCATAAGTTTTAATTTCTCCGTCTTTAATTCTATCTTTTGAAGCAATGATAATCCTAGCTCTAGTTGTAAAAGCATACCATTCGTTATTTTTACCTCTTAGCTCTTTTGGAGAAAGCTTTTCTAATT
Coding sequences:
- a CDS encoding ABC transporter ATP-binding protein, with translation MQVLKVENLYKSFSDVEVLKGISFSLNEGEILSILGESGCGKSSLLGCIAGFFEISDGEIYIQDKLVASKKLYLPPQKRDVGVLFQDYALFPHLNVKENICFGISHLSKNEQNQRLKELLDILNLNELLCRYPNELSGGQAQRVALARTIITRPKIILFDEPFSNLNHTLSVKMRKEIKSILKEHKLSAIFVTHDKDDAFYLSDNIALIKDGKILDYGSAKELFYKPKNIDSACFLGEAFFIDPKTILDDKFKAYLQNKNGIFRPNDIQISTSQTPLKASVLECVFYGDFYELSVSLEGHIFSIYHDKELSKNDKIYLELNGIKDF
- a CDS encoding Fe(3+) ABC transporter substrate-binding protein — encoded protein: MKAKVVLLSLLTAMSLSAQELTIYSHRHYDSDKGIFKLFQEKTGISINVVQAKANELAKRLEVEGKNSKADLFMTADAGNLEQVRTNNLFVSVSSPELEKLSPKELRGKNNEWYAFTTRARIIIASKDRIKDGEIKTYEDLADPKFKGKVLVRSSNNVYNISLLGAMIDTLGKEKAKAWAKGIAENLARTPKGGDRDQIRAIYAKEGDVAISNSYYLGHLANSKNPQDIEAANSVKVIFPNQEDRGTHINVSGIGVLKTSKNKEAAIKFIEFMLSKEAQEILTNQNYEYPVNKEVKPAKILQSWGEFKIEKPNFEAYWGNAKEALMIFDEVKWK
- a CDS encoding HD domain-containing protein; translated protein: MISVELIEHIFKAASISRWNDYPRMTNLVELDKQAHKFIIAYFIAKMEKDVNMRFIIEAGIFEFLSRVVVTDIRPDVYHEITRAKNEQVSAWVLSKIAPMIQDIENGAFLKRYELFLQGKDYAKERLILKAASYFATRWEFNIVYQTSSFLSDIDEIKAKVEEELEDYYELIGARKIALNQKISKIIDLSGRLRFQKRWAQTPRIPETAVLGHMLVVAILSYFYSLEIKACDGRIESNFYCALFHDLPESLTRDIISPVKYGIDGLNEIINEYEMKLINEKILPFIPLSFKEEFSYILGIREGQNGESAFVKNEFENRIFNNKPSVYSGSLDAVNEDRFKAIDGKALKYCDKLAAFIEAALSISYGVKSKELESGFNGVYKYFKTNPTINGVNFIKICENIKEYFKL
- a CDS encoding ABC transporter permease — protein: MRFLSLRWSFATFFFCSLIILPILAVVLHLPFIDLTTLKHLSKNVLPRYIFGSAFILFGTLVLCLIIGLVSAYLIAFYKFFGSKFFEWFLILPLAIPSYVMGFVWIDLFEFKGLIPTFLGVEKRIDIMNAYGVIVILSFALYPYVYFFAKNTFAYGLGNIILSAKTLKASNLKTFFKVILPFCRVGIVGALFLVAMEVLSDYGLVAYFGVDTFSAGIFRTWGSGGDEVSAVALSVALLVFIAFLMLLEKIQRGRKTFTQNVFIATPKDKLKGFKAFLAFLWCFLVAFLAFIVPIVWLAYWACFDFMQNLYNTLTPAFYSLSVALVSSFVIVIVAFYLCFVVRLNDTKTSKFILWLTTLGYSLPGAVVAVGILVILGVLNFIFDFLSFEYAVGGGFLVLFFGYFVRFLASGIFATQSGYERISKNIDYANLTLKSSPFRIFTQIHFPLMKHYLALAVVIICVDILKELPISTILSPSGFQTLSSLVFAYSETELIYNVSLPSLIIVIFGIIPTYLMHHLQEKSTHKENSCKC